A stretch of the Pseudomonadota bacterium genome encodes the following:
- a CDS encoding WD40 repeat domain-containing protein, giving the protein MQTQTATQHDIIDPFVRHRGPVTCVAGIPGRNAAVTSAYDGAVGYADLAAGTLELMGYHDHLANKITVNQAGTKAASCSSDYTIYIWDLATRQIERILKGHSDDVEDFVFVDDARGVSVSRDWRIIVWNLRTGAVIHIIEGHDKDVLSVAVDNGLIYTSGDDMTLRVWDLETGRPMRMWGPFEDETDSCAIDPRHGRAILGCDDGVVRVFNIETGAPVAEIPAHASGIKRVTVSPTTGDILSAAYDQRILIWDANDMSLKLELEFRPSIWERSFNWTADGTRILAGTFDGTVLVWDAASGKCQGETGERGEGNACFNDVSGTRAGDILTVSDDGLLRLGRLTPGEARWVAEIEPRSGRILANAITIDAEYGMAVSGAHNQILHLFDFDGRTLANEIEVPLGEGPINCVRIAHHAGHERECFVACYSGAIVRVSRDGRILGKFAGNDGAVKALRLHPTRRIGVSCSADNTLHSWDFDGNRLHTFLGHMAIVDDVDIDPSGSMIASVSRDFTMKVYRLDDGSMVGSYSLGRRSPKAVCFVDPETVIVTNYWGSLLRFEIGSGASLVQHIAKNGISALARCGEHLVASSYDGALYLVDPTTLEPVNTLRSMTQRLMPSALI; this is encoded by the coding sequence ATGCAGACGCAAACCGCCACCCAGCACGATATCATCGACCCCTTTGTCCGGCATCGCGGACCGGTGACCTGTGTCGCCGGCATCCCCGGGCGTAATGCCGCCGTTACCTCCGCCTACGATGGCGCCGTCGGCTATGCCGACCTCGCGGCCGGCACCCTGGAACTGATGGGTTACCATGACCATCTCGCCAACAAGATCACCGTGAACCAGGCCGGCACCAAGGCCGCGTCCTGTTCCTCCGATTACACGATCTACATCTGGGATCTCGCCACGCGGCAGATCGAGCGGATCCTGAAGGGTCACAGTGACGATGTCGAGGATTTCGTCTTCGTCGATGACGCGCGCGGCGTGTCGGTATCGCGCGACTGGCGGATCATCGTCTGGAACCTGCGCACGGGCGCCGTCATCCATATCATCGAGGGGCACGACAAGGACGTGCTGTCGGTGGCCGTCGACAACGGCCTCATCTACACCTCGGGCGACGACATGACGCTGCGGGTCTGGGACCTCGAAACCGGCAGGCCGATGCGCATGTGGGGCCCGTTCGAGGACGAGACGGACAGCTGCGCGATCGACCCCCGGCATGGCCGTGCCATCCTCGGCTGCGATGATGGCGTGGTGCGGGTGTTCAATATCGAAACCGGTGCGCCGGTCGCCGAGATCCCTGCGCATGCCTCGGGCATCAAGCGCGTCACGGTATCACCGACCACCGGCGACATCCTGTCGGCGGCATACGATCAGCGCATCCTGATCTGGGATGCGAACGACATGAGCCTGAAGCTGGAACTGGAATTCCGGCCCTCGATCTGGGAACGGTCGTTCAACTGGACGGCGGATGGTACACGCATCCTTGCCGGTACCTTCGACGGCACGGTGCTGGTCTGGGATGCCGCCAGCGGCAAGTGCCAGGGCGAGACCGGGGAGCGGGGCGAGGGCAACGCCTGCTTCAACGATGTCAGCGGCACCCGCGCCGGCGACATCCTGACCGTGAGCGACGACGGCTTGCTGCGGCTGGGCCGGCTCACGCCGGGAGAGGCCAGGTGGGTGGCGGAAATCGAGCCGCGCTCCGGCCGCATCCTCGCCAATGCGATCACCATCGATGCGGAATACGGCATGGCGGTGAGCGGCGCCCACAACCAGATCCTGCACCTGTTCGACTTCGACGGCAGGACCCTCGCGAATGAGATCGAGGTGCCGCTCGGGGAAGGGCCCATCAACTGCGTGCGCATCGCCCATCATGCCGGTCACGAGCGGGAGTGTTTCGTTGCCTGTTACAGCGGCGCCATCGTGCGGGTCAGCCGGGACGGCAGGATCCTGGGCAAGTTCGCCGGCAACGACGGCGCGGTCAAGGCCTTGCGCCTGCACCCGACCCGGCGCATCGGTGTCAGTTGCAGTGCCGACAACACCCTGCATTCGTGGGACTTCGACGGCAACCGCCTGCATACCTTCCTCGGGCATATGGCGATTGTCGACGATGTCGATATCGACCCCAGCGGCAGCATGATCGCCAGCGTGTCGCGCGATTTCACGATGAAGGTCTATCGCCTCGACGACGGCAGCATGGTGGGCTCCTACTCGCTCGGCCGGCGTTCGCCGAAGGCGGTGTGCTTCGTGGACCCGGAAACGGTCATCGTGACCAACTACTGGGGCTCGCTGCTGCGCTTCGAGATCGGCAGCGGCGCAAGCCTGGTACAGCACATCGCCAAGAACGGTATCAGCGCGCTGGCGCGCTGCGGCGAGCATCTGGTGGCATCATCCTACGATGGTGCGCTGTATCTCGTGGACCCGACGACGCTCGAGCCGGTGAACACGTTGCGCAGCATGACCCAGCGCCTCATGCCGAGCGCCCTGATCTGA
- a CDS encoding aryl-sulfate sulfotransferase: MFVRTQPDSTPAHAAASRQPACRLRNRLDTFRVAAALLLLLHGAAGRAVTVTAGPDLTLDPNGLTPLAALLELATDQPARVTLAISGAGTSRTLEFADYRTGFALPVLGLKPGTDYALTVTLTDTAGRKQVLEPTLQVSTAPLPADFPRLRLVTSTPALMEPGYTMTGRFIRIGGDRDVTLVPGATVLNETLSHWLCWAAGDLLGWGTCSTTAYTVIVDAGGEVVWYSTLGEINNYQLGNGSLLYRKGEDVVNVDMLGNEIRRVTLQDPGTELTHDMYPTPDGHFLSITIEQATLQNFPTSDSDPQAPRATAAVEDNPIVEFDGDGKLLHHWPLAAMLDTTRIGYHSLTKRALGYDWVHGNSVIEDSRDDSVIISLRHQDALVKFSRATGALQWILGPHANWSSAFLPYLLTPVGEPFEWQYHQHAPMVTSAGTILVFDNGNNRASPFDGNPKVPDRKNYSRAVEFAVDEQRMEVRQVWEYGQHIAAPMYAGHIGDANQLPQTGNVLITFGGTSFTGGIPNAEQGLGEVSTRIVEVTHTTPAQPVFELLVYEPAPHARLQIYRSERIPDLYPVDTDADGIPDFRDNCPLVANGPLPPGDYVSSQRDTDADGTGDACDSVPADPAMPAPAGRAGTAASGGR, from the coding sequence ATGTTCGTCCGCACACAGCCAGACAGCACGCCAGCGCATGCCGCAGCGAGTCGGCAGCCTGCCTGCAGGCTGCGCAACAGACTCGATACATTCCGCGTTGCCGCCGCCTTGCTGCTGTTGCTGCACGGCGCTGCTGGCCGGGCTGTCACGGTCACTGCCGGCCCGGACCTCACGCTGGACCCCAACGGACTCACGCCGCTGGCAGCGCTCCTCGAGCTTGCCACGGACCAGCCGGCACGGGTCACGCTCGCAATCAGCGGCGCCGGCACCAGCCGCACCCTCGAATTCGCTGACTACCGTACGGGATTCGCGCTCCCGGTACTCGGCCTCAAGCCGGGTACCGACTACGCGCTCACGGTCACACTCACCGATACGGCCGGCCGGAAGCAGGTGCTGGAGCCGACACTGCAGGTGAGCACAGCCCCATTACCCGCCGACTTTCCACGCCTGCGGCTGGTGACCAGCACGCCCGCACTGATGGAGCCGGGTTACACCATGACGGGGCGCTTCATCCGCATCGGTGGCGACCGGGATGTCACCCTGGTCCCGGGCGCCACCGTGCTGAACGAAACCCTGTCGCATTGGCTGTGCTGGGCGGCGGGCGATCTGCTGGGCTGGGGCACCTGCAGCACCACAGCCTACACCGTCATCGTCGATGCCGGCGGCGAGGTGGTCTGGTATTCGACCTTGGGCGAAATCAATAACTATCAACTGGGGAACGGCTCCCTCCTGTACCGCAAGGGTGAGGACGTCGTGAATGTCGACATGCTGGGCAACGAGATCCGGCGCGTTACCCTGCAGGATCCGGGAACCGAACTCACGCACGACATGTATCCGACCCCGGACGGGCACTTCCTGAGTATCACCATCGAGCAGGCGACCCTGCAGAACTTCCCCACCTCCGACAGCGACCCGCAGGCGCCCCGTGCCACGGCCGCGGTGGAAGACAACCCGATCGTGGAATTCGATGGCGACGGCAAACTGCTGCATCACTGGCCGTTGGCTGCAATGCTCGATACGACCCGGATCGGCTATCACTCGCTCACCAAACGTGCGCTTGGCTACGATTGGGTGCATGGGAATTCCGTGATCGAAGATTCACGCGATGACTCAGTCATCATCTCGCTCCGGCACCAGGATGCCCTGGTCAAGTTTTCCCGCGCGACGGGTGCGCTGCAATGGATCCTGGGCCCGCATGCCAACTGGTCGTCCGCTTTCCTTCCCTACCTGCTCACGCCGGTCGGGGAACCCTTCGAATGGCAGTATCACCAGCATGCACCGATGGTTACCTCCGCAGGCACGATCCTGGTTTTCGATAATGGCAACAACCGCGCCAGCCCCTTTGATGGCAACCCCAAGGTACCGGACCGCAAAAACTACAGCCGGGCGGTGGAATTCGCGGTCGATGAACAGCGCATGGAAGTGCGGCAAGTCTGGGAATACGGCCAGCACATCGCTGCCCCCATGTATGCCGGCCATATCGGCGATGCGAACCAGTTGCCGCAGACCGGTAACGTCCTGATCACATTCGGCGGCACCAGCTTTACCGGCGGCATCCCCAATGCCGAGCAGGGGCTGGGCGAGGTATCCACGCGGATCGTCGAGGTCACGCACACGACCCCCGCCCAACCCGTGTTCGAACTGCTGGTCTACGAGCCGGCGCCGCACGCCCGGCTGCAGATCTACCGCAGCGAACGTATCCCCGACCTGTACCCGGTCGATACGGATGCCGACGGGATCCCGGATTTCCGGGACAACTGCCCGCTGGTCGCGAACGGCCCGCTGCCGCCCGGCGACTACGTCAGCAGCCAGCGGGATACGGATGCTGACGGTACGGGCGACGCGTGCGATTCCGTGCCTGCCGATCCGGCCATGCCCGCCCCCGCCGGACGCGCCGGCACGGCTGCTAGCGGCGGTCGCTAG
- a CDS encoding adenylate kinase produces MSGAAQPLGALLAAQRILVLGPCGSGKTRLTRELSAILGLPAVHLDARFWHPGWIPTPQPEWRRTVAALVREPRWIMDGTYESTLDLRLPAAEALVMLDRPRWSCLWGVLRRSLVYRNRPRPDAPAGQPIDRAYLRYIWRYPAQTETLVRALIARHAPRMPIVQLADRAGVEQLLAGLRTHRRVRPA; encoded by the coding sequence GTGAGCGGCGCCGCGCAACCGCTCGGCGCGTTGCTCGCGGCGCAGCGTATCCTGGTGCTCGGCCCCTGCGGATCGGGCAAGACGCGTCTGACCCGGGAGCTCAGCGCTATCCTCGGGCTGCCCGCGGTACATCTTGACGCCCGTTTCTGGCATCCCGGCTGGATCCCGACTCCGCAACCGGAATGGCGCCGGACGGTCGCTGCGCTGGTCCGCGAACCGCGCTGGATCATGGACGGGACCTACGAATCCACCCTCGATCTGCGGCTGCCGGCGGCCGAGGCCCTTGTCATGCTCGACCGGCCACGCTGGTCCTGCCTGTGGGGGGTGCTGCGCAGGAGCCTGGTCTACCGGAACCGGCCGCGGCCCGACGCCCCGGCCGGACAACCCATCGACCGCGCCTATCTGCGCTACATCTGGCGCTACCCGGCGCAGACGGAAACGCTGGTGCGCGCGCTGATCGCGAGGCATGCGCCGCGCATGCCCATCGTGCAGCTCGCCGATCGCGCGGGTGTCGAGCAGCTGCTGGCCGGACTGCGCACGCACAGGCGCGTTCGCCCGGCCTGA
- a CDS encoding class I SAM-dependent methyltransferase, which yields MSVTTLLNKNFITAMLTADDPWCSSHGSDDGAEDLSAGMLYYALAYATRARTCVCLGSGGGFVPRLMRQAQRDLDIPGSRTYLVDGAQQVSSERKAVWGSPYWLEENSTFRRNYPEIELVLKLTENAFNEVFVPGDIRIDYLHIDADHHYDGAKRDWDLYRTLVPDNGVITLHDTTNYRDPCGVPQLVDEIRASGEYDIVNFPLAYGTAIARKILSVEQNIAASKASRTTAPGPARKQRA from the coding sequence ATGTCTGTGACTACACTGCTCAACAAGAATTTCATCACCGCGATGCTGACGGCCGACGATCCCTGGTGTTCTAGCCACGGTTCGGACGACGGCGCCGAGGATCTCAGCGCCGGCATGCTCTACTACGCGCTCGCCTATGCCACTCGGGCACGGACCTGTGTCTGCCTCGGTTCCGGCGGCGGCTTCGTGCCGCGACTCATGCGCCAGGCGCAGCGCGACCTGGACATCCCGGGATCGCGCACCTATCTGGTGGACGGGGCGCAACAGGTTTCCAGCGAGCGCAAGGCCGTATGGGGCTCGCCCTACTGGCTCGAGGAGAACTCGACCTTCCGCAGGAACTACCCCGAGATCGAGCTCGTGCTGAAGCTGACCGAGAATGCCTTCAACGAGGTCTTCGTGCCCGGGGACATCCGCATCGACTACCTGCACATCGACGCGGACCATCATTACGACGGCGCCAAGCGCGACTGGGACCTGTACCGCACCCTGGTGCCGGACAACGGCGTGATCACGCTGCACGACACGACCAACTACCGCGATCCCTGCGGCGTGCCGCAGCTGGTGGACGAGATCCGGGCCAGCGGCGAATACGACATCGTCAACTTCCCACTCGCCTATGGCACGGCCATCGCACGCAAGATCCTCAGCGTCGAGCAAAACATCGCGGCATCGAAGGCGAGCCGCACCACCGCCCCGGGCCCGGCGCGCAAGCAGCGCGCCTGA
- a CDS encoding RibD family protein, whose protein sequence is MNKPGLLPAGRVQHDSAAQAGPLDRSTDEPAVIRSVRNRLAAAVAAKRALPRPAVTLSFAQSLDGCITACQGSSTPISSDQSMLMTHQLRAMHDAILVGINTVLVDDPRLTVRHAHGPDPIPVVLDSQLRIPPTARLLQHAGRQPIIATLPDASREREQRLVAAGAQVVRVPAAPHGGVWLADLFRWLHAQQIGSLMIEGGSRVICSVLSDALADQVVLTIAPKFFGKNGVRAAGSLNCVRSPATPRLANVAVEQLGDDLVVWGELAQDDPQAAGR, encoded by the coding sequence TTGAACAAGCCAGGACTCTTACCGGCCGGGCGTGTCCAGCATGACAGCGCCGCACAGGCCGGGCCGCTGGACAGGTCGACCGACGAGCCTGCCGTTATCCGTTCCGTGCGGAACCGACTCGCCGCTGCCGTCGCCGCGAAGCGTGCGCTGCCGCGCCCGGCGGTCACGCTCTCGTTTGCGCAAAGCCTCGACGGCTGCATCACGGCCTGCCAGGGCTCATCGACCCCGATCAGCAGCGACCAGTCCATGCTGATGACCCACCAGCTGCGCGCCATGCACGATGCGATCCTGGTCGGCATCAACACCGTCCTGGTCGATGATCCGCGCCTGACCGTGCGTCATGCCCATGGACCCGATCCGATCCCGGTCGTGCTCGATTCACAGCTCAGAATCCCGCCAACGGCCAGGCTCCTGCAACACGCCGGTCGCCAGCCGATCATCGCCACCCTGCCGGACGCCAGCCGGGAGCGCGAACAGCGGCTGGTGGCGGCCGGTGCGCAGGTCGTACGCGTGCCGGCAGCACCCCACGGGGGCGTGTGGCTTGCCGATCTGTTCCGCTGGCTGCACGCGCAACAGATCGGCTCGCTGATGATCGAGGGTGGATCCAGGGTCATCTGCAGCGTGCTCTCCGATGCCCTGGCGGATCAGGTGGTGCTGACCATCGCACCGAAGTTCTTCGGCAAGAACGGGGTGCGCGCCGCAGGCTCGCTCAACTGCGTACGCTCCCCCGCCACGCCCCGCCTCGCCAACGTCGCCGTCGAGCAACTCGGTGACGATCTGGTGGTCTGGGGTGAACTGGCGCAAGATGACCCGCAGGCTGCAGGCCGGTAA
- the ribA gene encoding GTP cyclohydrolase II: MKTDAITTIQSLPLGQDSEECTITFSEIARLPTSHGEFQVRVVRDNAGTEHVIIYKGEIENADILDVRVHSECLTGEVFESMRCDCDQQLDWALDHIETHGTGMVIYLRQEGRGIGLFNKIRAYALQDAGLDTVEANQELGFPSDMRTYEIAAAILDRLGIGCINLITNNPRKLDALRTHGIRINRRIPILIEPNDHNRHYLKVKGDKLNHLF; the protein is encoded by the coding sequence ATGAAAACAGATGCCATAACAACAATCCAATCGCTCCCGCTCGGCCAGGATTCGGAGGAATGCACCATCACGTTTTCCGAGATTGCCAGACTGCCGACCAGTCACGGTGAATTTCAGGTCCGCGTTGTCCGGGACAACGCCGGCACCGAGCACGTCATCATCTACAAGGGCGAGATCGAGAACGCAGACATCCTGGACGTGCGCGTGCACTCCGAATGCCTGACCGGCGAGGTGTTCGAATCCATGCGTTGCGACTGCGACCAGCAGCTCGACTGGGCGCTGGATCACATCGAGACCCACGGTACCGGCATGGTGATCTATCTGCGCCAGGAAGGGCGCGGTATCGGTCTGTTCAACAAGATCCGCGCCTACGCCCTGCAGGACGCCGGACTGGACACCGTGGAAGCGAACCAGGAACTCGGCTTTCCCAGCGACATGCGCACCTACGAAATCGCGGCCGCCATACTCGATCGCCTCGGCATCGGCTGCATCAACCTGATCACCAACAACCCGCGTAAGCTCGACGCCCTGCGCACGCACGGCATCAGGATCAACCGGAGAATTCCCATCCTGATCGAGCCCAACGATCACAACAGGCATTATCTCAAGGTCAAGGGTGACAAGCTGAATCACCTGTTTTGA
- a CDS encoding integrin alpha codes for MSAQGLQAPSRRHGFRTYFEPAGIRVTDRIDPDAAPLFTLRLARIGRPGALAAVAPGRVASQGARVEIERDAVREWYTNSPAGLEQGFSLAARRAGAGPLLLELALEGAAAVRQGDAVRITTTTGRTLSYGRLQAFDARGAGLQAELRVSSPHRLQLRVDDRAAVYPISVDPLLTATAETLLESDQAYALFGFSVAAAGDVNGDGYDDVIVGAHTFDTGAADAGVAGVFLGSRNGVGDASIATAHARITGDQVEAWLGCSVSGAGDVNGDGYDDVIVGARRYDVGDWTDAGAAFVFLGSPAGLSDGSPESAQTRLLGDQDGGWLGYAVDAVGDINGDGYGDVIVGAGRYDTAREDDGAAFLFAGSAGGIADAGPASAYARFESGQARAYFGSAVAGAGDVDGDGVGDFIVGAYQYDCGQTNEGAAFVIPGGRLAPADSGGQAVAALGERCGSAAVELPFRKRTAALVLLAGVVVLLGLRYLRRRTTG; via the coding sequence ATGAGCGCGCAGGGCCTGCAGGCACCCAGCCGCCGGCACGGATTCCGTACCTATTTCGAGCCGGCCGGCATCCGGGTGACGGACCGCATCGACCCGGACGCGGCGCCGTTGTTCACCCTGCGACTCGCGCGCATCGGCCGGCCGGGTGCCTTGGCCGCCGTCGCTCCCGGGCGCGTTGCCAGCCAGGGCGCCCGGGTCGAGATCGAGCGTGATGCGGTGCGCGAATGGTACACGAACAGCCCCGCCGGCCTCGAACAGGGCTTTTCACTCGCCGCGCGCCGTGCGGGTGCCGGGCCGCTGTTGCTCGAACTCGCACTCGAGGGTGCCGCCGCCGTACGCCAGGGCGATGCCGTGCGTATCACCACGACGACGGGGCGCACGCTGAGCTACGGCCGGCTGCAGGCGTTCGATGCACGGGGCGCCGGGCTGCAAGCCGAGCTGCGGGTGTCGTCCCCGCACCGCCTGCAGCTGCGCGTTGACGATCGCGCTGCCGTCTATCCCATCAGCGTCGATCCGTTGCTGACGGCGACGGCCGAGACGCTGCTGGAGTCGGATCAGGCGTATGCACTGTTCGGCTTTTCCGTCGCCGCCGCGGGCGATGTCAACGGCGACGGCTACGACGACGTCATCGTCGGAGCGCATACCTTCGATACCGGCGCGGCCGATGCGGGCGTCGCCGGCGTGTTCCTGGGCAGCCGCAACGGTGTCGGCGACGCCAGCATCGCCACCGCCCATGCCCGCATTACGGGGGATCAGGTCGAGGCCTGGCTGGGATGCAGCGTGAGCGGTGCCGGTGACGTCAACGGCGACGGCTACGATGACGTCATCGTCGGTGCGCGGCGTTACGACGTCGGCGACTGGACCGATGCCGGGGCTGCCTTTGTCTTTCTGGGCAGCCCGGCAGGTTTGAGCGACGGGTCGCCAGAGTCGGCCCAGACCCGGCTGCTCGGTGACCAGGACGGCGGCTGGCTGGGCTACGCGGTGGACGCTGTCGGCGATATCAACGGCGACGGCTATGGTGACGTCATCGTGGGAGCTGGACGCTACGACACGGCCAGGGAGGACGATGGCGCGGCGTTCCTGTTCGCGGGTAGCGCCGGGGGTATCGCGGATGCCGGTCCGGCCAGCGCCTATGCCCGGTTCGAGAGCGGTCAGGCGCGTGCCTATTTCGGCTCCGCCGTGGCCGGTGCCGGCGACGTCGATGGCGACGGGGTCGGGGACTTCATCGTCGGTGCCTACCAGTATGACTGCGGTCAGACCAATGAAGGCGCCGCATTCGTCATCCCGGGTGGCCGCCTCGCGCCGGCGGATAGCGGGGGGCAGGCCGTGGCGGCGCTGGGCGAGCGCTGCGGTTCCGCGGCCGTGGAACTCCCGTTCCGCAAGCGCACCGCCGCGCTGGTGCTGCTGGCGGGGGTCGTGGTGTTGCTCGGCCTGCGTTACCTGCGCCGGCGCACAACCGGATGA